A genomic region of Lodderomyces elongisporus chromosome 5, complete sequence contains the following coding sequences:
- the UMP1 gene encoding 20S proteasome maturation factor (BUSCO:EOG092654XA) — MSLRIIPNDSRESEVSSIQQAAAKSTPALSETLHNQSGPVNISSKINNLHPLQSRVTSWEQTQQDSRLETYRRMFGAGDPIKRSMELAIVENTDFKPDCLGGSSIMHRDVLLGKDSSVDWEDVYPNGILNHGNTVPDMHNEVEKRLGL; from the exons ATG TCATTACGTATTATCCCCAATGATTCAAGGGAATCAGAAGTTTCCTCAATTCAACAGGCTGCCGCTAAAAGCACGCCAGCATTATCGGAAACATTGCATAACCAGTCGGGGCCAGTGAATATCTCATCTAAAATCAATAATCTCCACCCATTACAGTCGCGTGTTACTAGTTGGGAACAAACACAGCAAGATTCAAGATTGGAGACATATAGGCGTATGTTTGGTGCAGGCGACCCAATAAAAAGATCTATGGAATTGGCAATTGTGGAAAACACTGACTTCAAGCCTGACTGTTTAGGTGGTAGTAGCATAATGCACAGAGATGTCCTTTTGGGAAAGGATCTGAGTGTGGATTGGGAAGACGTCTACCCCAACGGTATACTCAACCATGGAAATACCGTACCGGATATGCATAATGAAGTAGAGAAAAGACTAGGTCTTTGA
- the MAP1 gene encoding Methionine aminopeptidase 1 (MEROPS:MER0001342) — protein sequence MTICLKDGIHSVFCDQNCFRSSYGMHKAQHKSDDAEESYIPFPTFEFTGDVRPHYPLTPRRAVPKHIKLPDYAQNGKPISEIKNDRIGKIPVLTPKEITKIKKVSKIAREILDITASHIQPGITTDELDEILHRECMKRNAYPSPLNYYNFPKSICTSINEVICHGIPDKTKLKDGDIVNLDVTIYYLGFHSDLNETYYVGDKAKADPDTVRLVETTRECLDLAIKAVKPGVAFRDLGNIIEKHASENNCSVVRTYCGHGCGTLFHCQPNIPHYAKNKAIGIMKPGQVFTIEPMLNLGTYKDVTWPDKWTAATKDGMKSAQFEQMLLVTEDGVEVLTARTDTSPGGPVPRI from the exons ATGACAA TTTGTCTCAAAGATGGCATACATAGTGTATTTTGCGACCAAAACTGTTTTCGTTCAAGCTATGGAATGCACAAGGCCCAGCACAAATCCGATGACGCTGAGGAATCTTATATACCATTCCCTACTTTTGAATTCACCGGTGACGTTAGACCTCACTACCCATTAACACCTCGTCGTGCAGTGCCCAAGCATATCAAGTTGCCAGATTACGCCCAGAATGGTAAACCCATTAGTGAGATCAAGAATGATCGTATTGGCAAAATTCCTGTATTGACACCAAAGGAGATTACCAAGATTAAAAAAGTTAGCAAGATTGCAAGAGAAATTTTGGATATTACTGCAAGCCACATCCAGCCTGGTATCACTACTGACGAGTTGGACGAGATTTTGCATAGAGAATGTATGAAGAGAAACGCATACCCTTCACCATTAAACTACTACAATTTCCCCAAGTCGATATGTACTTCAATCAATGAAGTTATTTGTCACGGTATTCCAGACAAGACCAAGTTGAAGGATGGTGATATCGTCAATTTGGATGTGACCATCTACTACTTGGGATTCCACTCCGACTTGAATGAGACATACTACGTTGGTGACAAGGCCAAGGCAGACCCAGATACCGTTAGATTGGTCGAAACAACTAGAGAATGTCTTGATTTGGCTATTAAGGCAGTGAAGCCAGGTGTTGCATTTAGAGATCTTGGTAACATTATTGAAAAGCATGCATCGGAAAACAATTGCTCTGTTGTGCGAACATACTGTGGTCATGGATGCGGTACATTGTTCCACTGCCAACCAAATATTCCACACTATGCTAAAAACAAAGCCATTGGTATTATGAAACCAGGCCAGGTTTTCACTATTGAGCCAATGCTTAACTTGGGTACATATAAAGATGTGACATGGCCAGATAAATGGACTGCCGCCACCAAGGATGGTATGAAGTCAGCGCAATTTGAGCAAATGTTGTTGGTGACTGAGGATGGTGTCGAAGTGTTAACTGCTAGAACAGATACCTCTCCTGGTGGACCCGTTCCAAGGATATAG
- the CCT6 gene encoding T-complex protein 1 subunit zeta (BUSCO:EOG09262516): MSSSIQLLNPKAESFRRAQALQVNISAAQGLQQVLASNLGPKGTLKLLVDGSGGLKLTKDGKVLLTEMQIQHPTAVMIARAATAQDEITGDGTTTVVLLVGELLKQAERFISEGVHPRVIVDGFDVAREQSLKFLDGFKHTLEQFDREFLLQIARTSLVTKVTPDLADVLTPIVTDAVLTVQNDESALDLHMIEIMTMQHGSARETELIKGLVLDHGARHPDMPKKVKNAHILILNVSLEYEKTEVNSGFFYSSAEQREKLVASERKFVDEKLKKIVDLKNQVCADVNSDQGFVIINQKGIDPMSLDVLAKNGILALRRAKRRNMERLQLICGGEAQNSVEDLTPDILGYSGLVYENSIGEDKFTYVTECKDAKSATILIKGSNQHVLSQTKDAIRDGLRSVANVIKDKSVVPGAGAFWMSCNNHLLSDKQILKGKNKPGIRAFAEALLVVPKTLSANAGLDQLETISTCQDDINDGHVVGVDLISGEPLDPTVEGIWDSYRVIRNAISSATGIASNLLLCDELLKAGRSSLKEGGPGGPGGPGGAPGGMPAGMPPQGMM; the protein is encoded by the coding sequence ATGTCTTCTTCAATTCAATTGTTGAACCCCAAAGCAGAGTCGTTTAGACGTGCACAAGCGCTTCAAGTCAATATCAGTGCTGCACAAGGGTTGCAACAAGTCCTAGCATCAAACTTGGGTCCCAAGGGTACATTGAAATTGCTCGTTGATGGATCGGGCGGGTTGAAATTGACCAAAGATGGGAAAGTTTTACTTACAGAAATGCAGATCCAGCACCCCACTGCAGTGATGATTGCTAGAGCAGCAACAGCTCAGGATGAAATTACCGGAGACGGTACCACCACCGTAGTTTTACTTGTTGGTGAGTTATTGAAACAAGCAGAGAGATTTATCAGTGAAGGTGTTCACCCTAGGGTCATTGTTGATGGATTTGATGTTGCTAGAGAGCAGAGTCTTAAATTCTTGGATGGATTCAAACATACATTGGAACAGTTTGATAGAGAGTTTCTTTTGCAGATTGCTAGAACTTCCTTGGTGACCAAAGTCACGCCGGATCTTGCCGATGTGTTGACACCCATTGTGACAGATGCGGTGTTGACAGTGCAGAATGATGAGCTGGCACTTGATTTGCACATGATTGAAATCATGACCATGCAGCATGGAAGTGCACGCGAGACTGAGTTGATCAAAGGTTTGGTATTGGACCACGGTGCTCGTCACCCTGATATGCCCAAGAAGGTGAAGAATGCACatatattgatattgaaTGTCTCATTGGAGTATGAGAAAACCGAGGTGAACTCTGGCTTTTTTTACTCGTCTGCTGAACAGAGGGAAAAGCTTGTTGCTTCAGAGAGAaagtttgttgatgaaaagttgaaaaagattgtTGACTTGAAGAATCAAGTGTGTGCCGATGTCAATTCAGACCAAGGCTTTGTTATCATCAACCAAAAGGGTATTGACCCCATGTCATTGGATGTGTTGGCCAAGAATGGAATCTTGGCGCTTAGAAGAGCCAAGCGAAGAAACATGGAGAGGTTGCAATTAATTTGTGGAGGTGAGGCACAGAACTCGGTTGAAGACTTGACGCCAGATATTTTAGGATATTCTGGTCTTGTTTACGAAAATAGTATTGGAGAAGACAAATTCACATATGTGACCGAGTGCAAAGATGCCAAATCAGCTACTATATTGATTAAAGGTTCTAACCAGCACGTGTTGCTGCAAACCAAGGATGCAATTAGAGATGGATTGCGTTCGGTTGCAAATGTTATCAAAGATAAGAGTGTTGTTCCAGGTGCAGGTGCTTTCTGGATGAGCTGTAATAACCATTTACTTAGCGATAAGCAAATTTTGAAAGGTAAGAACAAGCCAGGTATCCGTGCGTTTGCCGAGGCATTGCTTGTTGTACCTAAAACGTTATCTGCAAATGCGGGATTAGATCAATTGGAGACAATATCTACTTGCCAAGACGATATCAACGATGGGCATGTTGTTGGAGTTGATTTAATAAGCGGAGAGCCATTGGATCCTACTGTTGAGGGTATCTGGGATTCGTATAGGGTGATTAGAAACGCTATTAGCTCGGCAACTGGTATTGCCTCGAATTTGCTCTTGTGTGATGAATTGTTGAAAGCTGGCAGATCTTCATTGAAAGAGGGTGGCCCTGGTGGACCGGGAGGGCCAGGTGGAGCACCAGGTGGAATGCCTGCCGGAATGCCACCACAAGGTATGATGTAA
- the CZF1 gene encoding Zinc cluster transcription factor czf1, whose protein sequence is MNASPNNSKPSLQGQQTQSLPASAQYGGDINRVGNGGYAYSPNQNLNGQPLSRMPQQPVSSQQRPATAYGQVGQHDGQIPRQQQAYYQQYPPQPLNYLAQDIYNPNQPPPPQQQQQQQQQQATPGSVLPQQPQQPHDYSQLSAQQYGIPQRQPQPPLGGGVQQQQPQQPGVVGAIPTNYQNSEYSANPAQRQPQWEGAYDPQQQQQQQNHHLQQQHPQLPQQPLQQLSPEYDDGKVGKQSKKTGRKPRSQKSLDSGANSSSSNSSLPRTSPGSASSPNSSETKTVTKRSRLGCLTCRHRKKRCCETKPRCTECSRLRLNCTWPKPGTEHKNKPKDQKEDENTIEHEIYGRIKVLRGIVEYRSK, encoded by the coding sequence ATGAATGCGTCACCAAATAACTCAAAGCCGTCATTGCAAGGTCAACAGACACAACTGCTTCCCGCATCAGCACAATATGGTGGTGATATCAATAGAGTTGGTAATGGGGGCTACGCATACTCTCCCAACCAGAACTTGAATGGCCAACCCTTATCGCGCATGCCACAACAACCAGTCCTGCTGCAACAAAGACCAGCAACCGCATACGGCCAAGTTGGTCAACACGATGGTCAAATACCAAGGCAACAACAAGCTTATTACCAACAGTATCCACCTCAACCATTAAACTATCTCGCGCAAGATATCTATAACCCTAaccaaccaccaccaccacaacaacagcaacagcaacaacaacagcaagcCACTCCGGGCCTGGTGCTTCCTCAACAGCCACAGCAACCACATGACTACTCACAATTATCAGCTCAACAGTACGGAATTCCACAAAGACAACCTCAACCACCACTTGGTGGAGGCgtacagcaacaacaaccacagcaGCCGGGTGTAGTAGGTGCTATTCCTACAAATTACCAAAACTCTGAATATTCTGCAAATCCTGCTCAACGACAACCACAATGGGAAGGAGCCTACGATccacaacagcaacaacaacaacaaaaccacCATCTCCAGCAGCAGCATCCACAACTTCCACAACAGCCTCTTCAACAATTAAGCCCGGAATACGATGACGGAAAAGTTGGAAAACAATCGAAAAAGACAGGAAGGAAACCTCGTTCGCAAAAGTCATTAGACAGCGGTGCTAACTCGAGCTCAAGCAACTCCTCATTACCAAGAACATCTCCTGGCTCTGCATCTAGTCCGAACCTGTCAGAGACAAAGACGGTTACTAAACGATCACGTTTGGGTTGCTTAACATGTCGTCACCGTAAAAAGCGTTGCTGTGAAACTAAGCCACGATGTACCGAGTGTTCGAGGTTGAGACTCAACTGTACTTGGCCCAAACCTGGTACTGAACACAAGAATAAACCAAAGGACCAAAAGGAAGATGAAAATACTATCGAGCACGAGATTTACGGTAGAATCAAGGTTTTAAGAGGAATCGTTGAGTACAGAAGTAAATAG